Proteins co-encoded in one Leptospira inadai serovar Lyme str. 10 genomic window:
- a CDS encoding PhoH family protein has product MRKEQFIFESQDLYRKICGINDSGVKILEKQLEVDLIPRGNGFQLEGNSPKVDFALDFFHLLETNYRDRPDREFTDSFDFAYLLKQVTKERKKEERKGEDEPFKPSEKILTTYRGKHLYPRTKNQDKYIQSFLNNLITFGIGPAGTGKTFLSVAMACRFLQNGMVDKIVLTRPAVEAGENLGFLPGDLNQKVDPYLRPVYDALNECIGFEKTQEYIALTKIEIAPVAFMRGRTLSKSFIILDEAQNCTLSQLKMIMTRLGRNSRMCISGDVTQIDLEHGRSGFDKVVNLFRSTESIGQIFFGKEDITRHPLVETIVRKFEEL; this is encoded by the coding sequence ATCAGGAAAGAACAATTTATTTTCGAGAGCCAGGATCTCTATCGTAAAATCTGCGGGATCAACGATAGTGGAGTAAAGATCCTGGAAAAACAATTAGAGGTGGATTTGATCCCGAGAGGGAACGGTTTCCAACTGGAAGGTAATTCGCCTAAGGTCGATTTTGCATTAGATTTTTTTCATCTTCTTGAAACGAATTACCGAGATCGCCCGGACAGGGAGTTCACGGATTCCTTCGACTTTGCCTACCTTTTAAAGCAGGTTACGAAGGAAAGAAAGAAGGAAGAACGAAAAGGCGAGGACGAACCCTTTAAGCCCTCTGAAAAGATTCTTACCACATATCGAGGTAAACATCTCTATCCTAGAACCAAAAACCAGGATAAGTATATTCAATCTTTCTTAAATAATCTGATCACGTTCGGCATCGGTCCCGCCGGAACCGGAAAAACCTTCTTATCCGTCGCAATGGCGTGTAGATTCCTACAGAACGGAATGGTCGATAAAATCGTACTTACCCGCCCTGCAGTGGAAGCGGGAGAAAATCTCGGTTTTCTCCCCGGCGATCTGAATCAAAAAGTAGACCCTTATTTGCGACCCGTTTACGACGCTTTGAACGAATGCATCGGTTTCGAAAAGACCCAGGAATATATCGCCTTAACGAAGATCGAAATCGCTCCCGTTGCCTTTATGAGAGGGCGTACGTTGTCTAAAAGTTTCATCATTTTGGACGAGGCCCAAAACTGCACTTTGTCCCAACTTAAAATGATTATGACTCGTTTAGGCAGAAACTCCCGTATGTGTATATCCGGGGACGTCACGCAGATCGATTTGGAGCACGGGCGCTCCGGTTTCGATAAGGTCGTAAATTTATTCAGAAGTACGGAAAGTATTGGTCAGATATTTTTTGGAAAGGAAGATATTACCAGACATCCTTTGGTGGAAACCATCGTGAGGAAATTCGAAGAGTTATAA
- the dnaB gene encoding replicative DNA helicase translates to MQADSLFELESEKSFLGFLLLKGAENLVDIPLQAEDFYHDTHRRVYKAILDLVDKRTAIDPVSVLNFLKENSLLKDPEKEYEYIYSLYRDTVVSHPLGYYAERIKRLSERRTYAKLLHSALELVQKEPGENESVFNQIERSLTEVSRATDVKGLLPVSQDKAALSEYIKDIMQSRGQIKGLRTNFTQFDEMTSGLKEYELMVLAARPGNGKTTLAMNIASNVALMHNKPVVIFSLEMSRMELLLKLVCAHAQVESNKLKRSEVTKSDAPKLLDAIIKVTSAPIYIDDSGALTVDDFKGRIRKLLTNETLGLIIVDYLQLMSDPKSRDGGRQQEVASISRTLKQIAKEARCPVVALSQMNRSIEQRSKDQRPQLADLRESGAIEQDADIVTFIYRGTGKDGEQDDSVRPGTAEIIVAKNRSGPTGSFPLAFRPELSRFDNI, encoded by the coding sequence ATGCAAGCCGACTCCCTTTTCGAACTTGAATCCGAGAAGTCCTTCTTGGGTTTCTTGCTCTTAAAGGGAGCCGAAAACTTGGTAGATATTCCGCTTCAAGCGGAAGACTTTTATCATGACACTCATAGACGAGTTTATAAAGCCATCCTAGATCTGGTCGATAAACGAACTGCGATCGATCCGGTTTCCGTTCTTAATTTCTTAAAAGAAAATTCGCTCCTCAAAGATCCGGAAAAAGAATACGAATATATCTATTCCCTATATAGAGATACCGTTGTCTCGCATCCGCTGGGTTATTATGCGGAAAGAATCAAGCGCCTTTCCGAACGTAGAACGTACGCGAAACTTTTGCATAGCGCTCTCGAATTAGTTCAAAAGGAGCCTGGCGAAAACGAATCCGTTTTTAACCAAATCGAGAGGAGCCTAACCGAAGTTTCCAGAGCTACGGATGTAAAAGGTTTGCTTCCGGTTTCTCAGGACAAGGCCGCCTTATCCGAATATATAAAGGATATCATGCAGAGTCGGGGCCAGATCAAAGGTCTTCGAACCAACTTTACTCAGTTCGATGAAATGACTTCCGGTTTGAAGGAATACGAGCTGATGGTTTTAGCGGCCCGTCCCGGAAACGGAAAGACGACGCTTGCAATGAATATTGCTTCGAATGTCGCGCTGATGCATAATAAACCGGTCGTGATCTTTTCTCTGGAGATGAGTAGGATGGAGCTCCTACTCAAACTAGTTTGCGCACACGCCCAGGTCGAATCCAATAAACTCAAGCGCTCCGAAGTAACCAAATCGGACGCGCCCAAGCTTTTAGACGCGATTATTAAGGTTACCTCGGCGCCCATCTACATAGACGACTCCGGAGCGCTGACTGTGGACGATTTTAAGGGAAGGATCCGTAAGCTACTGACGAACGAGACTTTGGGATTAATCATCGTGGATTATCTTCAGCTCATGAGCGATCCTAAAAGTCGAGACGGCGGAAGACAACAAGAAGTGGCTTCTATCTCCCGCACCCTGAAGCAAATCGCAAAAGAGGCGAGATGTCCCGTCGTGGCCTTGTCTCAGATGAACCGCTCCATCGAACAAAGGTCCAAGGATCAACGACCTCAATTGGCCGACCTTCGCGAGTCGGGTGCCATCGAACAGGATGCGGATATCGTAACTTTCATCTATCGGGGAACCGGTAAAGACGGCGAGCAGGACGATAGTGTTAGGCCGGGAACCGCCGAAATCATAGTAGCCAAGAACCGTTCAGGACCTACCGGTTCTTTTCCACTTGCCTTCAGGCCCGAACTTTCCAGATTTGATAACATCTAA
- the rpsR gene encoding 30S ribosomal protein S18, producing the protein MAENEVQEEVGRAEASMDGIPAGEHEGGRPPKKQNKYKKKVCRFTADPELAKQIDYKNIELLERFITNRGKIIPRRITGTSAKYQRILAREIRKARSIGLLPFKVN; encoded by the coding sequence ATGGCAGAGAACGAAGTACAAGAAGAAGTTGGAAGAGCAGAAGCTTCCATGGACGGAATACCCGCCGGGGAACACGAAGGCGGCCGTCCTCCCAAAAAACAGAATAAATATAAGAAGAAAGTTTGCCGCTTTACCGCGGACCCCGAACTTGCAAAGCAGATCGACTATAAGAACATCGAGCTTTTGGAAAGATTCATTACCAATCGCGGTAAGATCATCCCTCGCAGAATCACCGGTACTTCCGCGAAATACCAGAGAATTCTTGCTCGCGAGATTCGCAAAGCACGTAGTATCGGTCTTCTTCCCTTTAAGGTGAACTGA
- a CDS encoding CapA family protein: MGFRFKLSKYFSSARSHSVFLSLVLLVCISAHGCTSSSKIPAPPATVSSSTETSGFTDQLRSGLEKLIGREDDPEVLKVLVGGDVMFNWGIRDTIRVKGELAPVQGLKSIFEEVDLRMLNLETPVVSEKSWDLGKSYVFQAKDKDLDSLSYLGVDLVFLGNNHAMDHGSDGIAETRKFLKDRGISFIGAGKNLDEALGPWSLEKKGTRLTVYSATNVAETRENYASDKPGVLYFEPSLILPNLKKDPPIVPEKSGKKGRRFRKVRAVPPLRKTTPLDPGFRMVSLHWGVEYSPLPTKEQRDQARLLLENGVQVIVGHHPHIPQGIERIGRGIVFYSLGNLIFGSRNTYLNHNLIAILHIKKGKLLRAELVPIFGKFQTEIHQVRPLEGEEARVFLKEIAVLSEDLGTKIRIEGDRGWIELEDLK; the protein is encoded by the coding sequence ATGGGATTCCGCTTCAAACTCAGCAAATACTTTTCTTCAGCACGATCTCATTCAGTCTTTCTCTCCTTGGTTCTGCTCGTTTGCATATCTGCGCACGGATGCACTAGCTCTTCCAAAATTCCCGCTCCTCCCGCTACGGTAAGTTCATCGACGGAAACTTCCGGGTTTACCGACCAGCTTCGTAGCGGGTTGGAAAAGCTGATCGGACGGGAGGACGATCCGGAAGTTTTAAAAGTGTTGGTGGGTGGGGATGTCATGTTCAATTGGGGAATTCGCGATACGATCCGCGTCAAAGGGGAGCTGGCTCCCGTCCAAGGCTTGAAAAGTATATTCGAAGAAGTTGATTTACGAATGTTGAATCTAGAGACCCCGGTCGTATCGGAAAAATCCTGGGATTTGGGTAAGTCTTACGTATTCCAAGCCAAGGACAAGGATTTGGACTCCTTGTCCTATCTGGGAGTGGATCTTGTTTTTTTAGGAAATAATCATGCAATGGACCACGGTTCGGACGGAATCGCTGAGACTAGAAAATTCCTAAAAGATAGAGGGATTTCGTTTATCGGTGCGGGAAAAAATCTGGACGAAGCCTTAGGTCCCTGGTCTCTCGAAAAAAAAGGAACGAGGCTGACCGTTTATTCAGCTACGAACGTCGCCGAAACTCGCGAGAATTATGCGAGTGATAAGCCCGGAGTATTGTACTTCGAACCGTCGCTCATCTTGCCGAACTTAAAAAAAGATCCGCCGATCGTTCCGGAAAAATCCGGAAAAAAGGGCCGAAGGTTCAGAAAAGTCAGGGCAGTTCCGCCTTTGCGTAAAACGACGCCTCTCGATCCGGGGTTTAGAATGGTCTCTCTTCATTGGGGAGTAGAGTATTCTCCCCTTCCCACGAAAGAACAGCGAGATCAGGCAAGACTTCTACTCGAAAACGGAGTTCAAGTCATCGTGGGTCATCATCCTCATATTCCCCAGGGAATCGAGAGAATCGGTCGAGGGATCGTATTTTATTCTTTGGGAAATCTTATTTTCGGAAGCCGTAATACGTATCTAAACCACAACCTGATTGCGATACTTCATATAAAAAAAGGAAAATTACTCCGAGCGGAACTTGTGCCGATTTTCGGAAAATTCCAAACGGAAATTCATCAAGTCAGGCCTTTGGAAGGGGAAGAGGCTAGAGTGTTTCTAAAGGAGATCGCGGTTCTTTCGGAGGATTTAGGAACTAAGATTCGAATCGAGGGTGATCGAGGCTGGATTGAATTGGAGGACCTGAAATAA
- a CDS encoding NAD-dependent epimerase/dehydratase family protein yields the protein MKVLLTGSNGFVGSRLAPLLKSQGIQTVIVSSNRLATGDTNELDELLSKHSGQIDAIVHLGGRAHVVHDKEDDPKLAFFKANVETTKLLAEFAIRCKIRKFIYISSVKALGERSPADRPLTIEDEPEPEDDYGGTKLEAENTLRYICSKELLQYTILRPPLIVGAGAKGNLDRLTWLVKKGIPLPFAGIKNKRSLVGVRNFCDAILFSLTEASTDNRVFLVSDSSLSTPELFRAFSRALCVRDSLFYFPPGILRLLRFLPGFRGIIDRLCGSLEIDSSPLFELGWNPKVPIQEEMRALCSDRQTGASN from the coding sequence ATGAAAGTTTTACTTACCGGATCTAACGGTTTCGTCGGCAGTCGTCTCGCTCCGCTCTTAAAGTCGCAGGGTATTCAAACAGTGATCGTATCTTCGAATCGCTTGGCAACGGGAGATACGAACGAATTGGACGAGTTGCTGTCGAAGCACTCGGGGCAAATCGACGCCATCGTGCATTTAGGAGGCCGCGCTCATGTTGTGCATGATAAGGAAGACGACCCGAAGCTCGCTTTCTTTAAGGCGAACGTCGAGACTACGAAACTTTTGGCCGAGTTTGCGATTCGATGTAAGATTCGGAAATTTATTTATATCAGTTCCGTAAAGGCTTTAGGAGAACGATCTCCCGCAGACAGACCTCTGACGATCGAGGACGAGCCCGAACCGGAAGACGATTACGGTGGAACGAAGTTGGAAGCGGAAAATACGTTACGCTACATTTGCTCAAAGGAGCTCCTACAGTATACGATCCTTCGCCCGCCATTGATCGTAGGAGCCGGAGCGAAAGGAAACCTGGATCGTCTCACCTGGCTCGTAAAAAAAGGAATTCCGTTGCCGTTTGCAGGGATTAAGAATAAAAGAAGCCTAGTTGGTGTTCGAAATTTCTGCGATGCAATATTGTTTAGTTTGACTGAAGCAAGTACGGACAATCGAGTTTTTTTAGTCAGCGATTCTTCGCTTTCCACACCGGAACTCTTTCGAGCGTTCTCCCGGGCTCTTTGCGTACGGGATTCGCTCTTCTATTTCCCCCCGGGTATTCTCCGCCTATTGCGATTCTTACCCGGGTTCCGAGGAATAATCGATCGCTTGTGCGGTTCCTTAGAAATCGATTCGTCTCCTTTGTTCGAATTGGGCTGGAATCCTAAAGTCCCGATTCAGGAAGAAATGCGAGCCCTTTGTTCCGATCGGCAAACAGGCGCTTCGAATTGA
- the rpsF gene encoding 30S ribosomal protein S6, which yields MRNYEITTITRSTAKEAAKTEVVDIFKKHSVNVTAEEDWGQKKLWHPIKHQDYGTYTHFKVNAEQAAIEKVERDFKLNQNLLRSMIVRLNG from the coding sequence TTGAGAAACTACGAGATAACCACAATTACGCGTTCTACCGCGAAGGAAGCCGCTAAGACTGAAGTTGTTGACATCTTCAAAAAGCATTCCGTCAACGTGACCGCCGAAGAAGATTGGGGCCAAAAAAAACTTTGGCATCCCATTAAACACCAGGACTACGGGACCTACACTCATTTCAAGGTAAACGCAGAACAAGCAGCAATCGAAAAGGTAGAACGAGACTTCAAGCTAAACCAGAATCTTCTCCGTTCTATGATCGTCCGGCTCAATGGCTAA
- the rplI gene encoding 50S ribosomal protein L9, with protein MRVVLQKDVSNLGDAGDIKEVADGFARNYLFPQRLAVRADEGKTKMAIHQKRLADLKKEKRKKAMESVSSGLNGKEFDIVVKTGGGDKLFGAVTAADVASLLKKDGYEVDKRKIEFPEPIRNLGSYKLKVRLAEGILPTITVNVKKEEEALAQG; from the coding sequence ATGAGAGTTGTTTTACAAAAAGACGTGTCAAACCTGGGTGACGCCGGGGATATCAAGGAAGTTGCGGACGGATTCGCTCGTAATTACCTTTTTCCGCAACGCTTAGCGGTTCGTGCCGACGAAGGCAAAACCAAGATGGCGATCCATCAGAAAAGATTAGCGGATCTTAAAAAAGAAAAACGTAAAAAAGCTATGGAATCGGTTTCCTCCGGCTTGAACGGAAAAGAATTCGATATCGTCGTTAAAACCGGCGGCGGAGACAAATTGTTCGGCGCGGTCACTGCCGCGGACGTCGCTTCTCTTTTAAAGAAAGACGGTTATGAAGTCGATAAGCGTAAGATCGAATTTCCCGAGCCTATCCGTAATTTGGGTTCCTATAAATTGAAAGTCCGCTTGGCGGAAGGTATCCTCCCGACGATCACCGTTAACGTGAAGAAAGAGGAAGAAGCCCTAGCCCAAGGCTGA
- a CDS encoding HD family phosphohydrolase, which produces MFSLSSHLENGMAWITDTLTKVRPISFVRKFQVTLTVITLLVVTWMLAIPFFGQDKIDLSPDGPYSEGKTALDKIVSTKDIVYEDEEKTKAKKLKAFQSAPNFFDRDYAILTETIRPAIQEDMENYRNFRPSAEGKGAQELLNIAPRWKNRSKEELETLLKAPSKARVRDMVLQYSNLVFSNFCILRDSPPDYSSVRTVEARVRNAGAGSNKEQVSSLEGSQVIPRTFLYRDDATIITLNRIASEKLQTIDPLLLGIIQRLSLTYIYSNPACTYNSQETAAQKKFAMDRAEPVNSRINAGEIIVRAGEIITRDIYQKLLIVNKYATRANIASILSILLIQSIFVIIVYAFLKKYNPKRLNDVSSNVIVFTLIWALVLWAYLASKAFYNFENSYDSAFYFALVVPTGMVCLILSMVYDEQLSIAIGFFLAFFVFAASRYNPTSFILAFVMTVVAATYGRKMRKRIDFIKAGFYMALVQMLISSSGYLFDSRNYWVAVPSGSYLRDLWESNIFKLYLLCLVNGFVCSTLTQLLLPIYEYVFNIPTRFKLMELADTGHPLLQSLLTKAPSTYTHTFLVAAMSERAAQNLELDWLLTRVGVYFHDIGKIPNAGFFVENQHLIPKKENIDKNNPALAAKIVIDHVLDGIEMAKKARLPREVIDFIPEHHGTSTMAFFYHKALTELSPSQRKKLRKEDFQYPGPKPQRKETAIVMIADSLEAASRSLEEVTPEALENLITKIVNSKLAENQLDECGLTLGDLEVVKSSFKEVLLSSLHSRPKYPKPEETKALEEKNKNVLLKSGRKAS; this is translated from the coding sequence ATGTTTTCCTTAAGTTCTCACTTAGAAAACGGAATGGCTTGGATTACGGATACCTTGACCAAGGTGCGCCCGATTTCCTTTGTGAGAAAATTCCAGGTCACGCTTACGGTAATCACCTTGCTCGTCGTGACTTGGATGCTTGCTATCCCTTTTTTCGGCCAGGATAAAATCGATCTATCGCCGGACGGTCCTTACTCCGAAGGGAAGACCGCTCTGGACAAGATCGTTTCCACCAAGGACATCGTTTACGAAGATGAGGAAAAAACCAAGGCTAAGAAGCTGAAGGCATTTCAATCCGCTCCGAATTTCTTCGATAGGGATTACGCCATTCTAACGGAAACGATTCGACCGGCAATCCAAGAGGATATGGAAAATTATCGTAATTTTCGACCGAGTGCCGAAGGAAAGGGCGCGCAGGAACTATTGAACATCGCCCCTCGCTGGAAAAATAGGTCCAAGGAAGAGTTGGAAACCTTACTCAAAGCTCCCAGTAAGGCACGAGTACGGGACATGGTGCTTCAATATAGCAATCTCGTCTTTTCCAATTTTTGCATTTTGCGGGATTCGCCTCCCGACTATTCGTCCGTACGGACGGTGGAAGCGAGGGTTCGGAATGCGGGCGCGGGTAGCAATAAAGAACAGGTGTCCTCGCTAGAGGGAAGTCAAGTGATTCCCCGAACGTTTTTGTACCGGGATGATGCGACGATCATCACCTTAAATAGGATCGCTTCCGAAAAACTCCAAACCATTGATCCGTTGTTGCTAGGGATAATTCAAAGACTTTCTCTCACATACATATATTCCAACCCTGCCTGCACGTATAACTCCCAGGAAACCGCCGCTCAAAAGAAGTTTGCGATGGACCGTGCCGAGCCGGTAAACAGTCGGATCAATGCCGGAGAGATCATCGTCCGCGCCGGGGAGATCATCACTCGGGACATTTATCAAAAATTATTAATCGTTAATAAATATGCGACCCGTGCCAATATCGCTTCGATACTTTCGATTTTATTGATTCAGTCCATTTTCGTAATTATCGTCTATGCTTTCCTAAAGAAATATAATCCGAAGCGCTTAAATGACGTTTCCAGTAACGTGATCGTTTTTACCTTGATTTGGGCGCTCGTGCTTTGGGCTTATCTCGCATCTAAAGCTTTCTATAATTTCGAAAATAGTTATGATTCCGCCTTTTATTTCGCCCTAGTCGTTCCCACCGGAATGGTATGTCTGATATTATCGATGGTTTACGATGAGCAATTGTCGATCGCGATCGGGTTCTTCCTTGCCTTTTTCGTTTTTGCGGCATCCAGATATAATCCGACCTCCTTCATTCTGGCCTTCGTAATGACGGTCGTGGCGGCCACTTACGGCCGGAAAATGCGTAAGCGTATCGATTTTATCAAGGCCGGATTCTATATGGCTTTGGTTCAAATGTTGATCTCGTCCTCCGGATATCTTTTCGATTCTAGAAATTACTGGGTCGCGGTTCCCTCAGGCTCGTATTTAAGAGATTTATGGGAATCTAATATATTTAAATTATATCTGCTCTGCCTGGTGAACGGGTTTGTTTGTTCCACTCTGACCCAATTATTATTGCCGATTTACGAATACGTATTCAACATACCGACCCGTTTTAAACTGATGGAATTGGCCGATACGGGGCATCCGTTGCTACAGAGCCTTTTGACGAAGGCGCCTTCGACCTACACCCACACGTTTTTAGTGGCGGCAATGTCGGAAAGGGCGGCTCAGAATTTGGAGCTGGATTGGCTTTTAACGCGGGTCGGGGTCTATTTCCACGATATCGGAAAGATTCCGAACGCGGGCTTCTTTGTCGAGAATCAGCATTTAATTCCTAAGAAAGAGAATATCGATAAGAATAACCCGGCATTGGCGGCTAAGATCGTAATCGATCATGTCCTGGACGGAATCGAAATGGCAAAGAAAGCCAGACTTCCTAGGGAAGTAATCGATTTTATTCCCGAACACCACGGCACCTCCACGATGGCGTTCTTTTATCATAAAGCGTTAACGGAACTTTCTCCGTCCCAAAGAAAGAAATTAAGAAAGGAAGATTTTCAATATCCCGGACCCAAACCCCAGAGGAAGGAAACGGCGATCGTCATGATTGCGGATAGCTTGGAAGCGGCTAGCCGGTCTCTGGAGGAAGTTACTCCCGAGGCTTTGGAAAATCTTATTACAAAAATCGTAAATAGTAAGCTGGCAGAGAATCAATTGGACGAGTGCGGTTTGACTCTAGGCGACTTGGAAGTCGTAAAATCCTCCTTCAAGGAAGTCCTTCTTTCAAGCCTACATTCCCGGCCTAAATATCCCAAGCCGGAAGAAACGAAGGCTTTGGAAGAGAAGAATAAGAACGTTCTCCTTAAATCCGGGAGAAAGGCCTCTTAG
- a CDS encoding single-stranded DNA-binding protein, with product MANDINRVTLVGRLTRDPEFKTVNGTSLVNFSLANGRTYVSNGEKKEETHFFDCEAWGKGADIIQQYCKKGKQLVVEGRLKQDTWETMEGKKASRIRIVVENFQMIGAKESGGGDYGSSAATGGSSYATTSHEEFGSSGTDDDIPF from the coding sequence ATGGCTAACGATATCAATCGGGTGACCCTGGTTGGGCGCCTAACCCGAGATCCGGAATTTAAAACGGTGAACGGGACTTCCCTGGTGAATTTTTCCCTGGCTAACGGCCGAACCTACGTCTCCAACGGTGAGAAGAAAGAGGAAACTCATTTCTTCGACTGTGAGGCTTGGGGCAAGGGAGCAGATATCATCCAGCAATACTGTAAGAAGGGCAAGCAGCTCGTCGTCGAAGGACGACTCAAGCAGGATACCTGGGAAACCATGGAAGGCAAGAAAGCCTCCCGGATCCGGATCGTCGTGGAGAACTTCCAGATGATCGGAGCTAAGGAAAGTGGGGGCGGAGACTACGGTTCATCCGCTGCTACAGGCGGATCTTCCTACGCGACTACTTCTCACGAAGAGTTCGGAAGTTCCGGAACCGACGACGATATACCCTTTTAA
- the aspS gene encoding aspartate--tRNA ligase yields MEDWILNNYRNRSWAGETTQAQEGKTIGLFGWAFRFRDQGGVIFVDLRDRTGILQVVLRKEILGEDFHLAEKIRSEYVIAVQGILRKRDPESVNPKMQTGTVELIVDKLQILNGAKTPPFSLDEFEEISEEHRLKYRYLDFRRDELKNRIVKRHEFIFAIRNYLNSRRFLEIETPILNKSTPEGARDFLVPSRLNPNSFYALPQSPQIFKQILMVGGVERYFQIVKCFRDEDLRADRQPEFTQLDMEFAFVSQEEILSEIEGLFSTVFQEVFGVSFKGPFSRMPYKQAMEEYGSDKPDLRFGMKLVNVSEFVKDSDFQVFSGAVESGGVVKAICVPGGSVISRKEIEDLTAWLNRDYKAKGLAYMKHGTDGLESTITKRFSKESLQAIQKAVGSKEGDMVFFGADEAGIVNHSLGALRLKLSERFDKPQEGSFHISWIVDFPMFEWNKDAKRWDSLHHPFTSPGDESLEIFSSEEALQKGAGDSLAKAYDLVLNGVEIGGGSIRIHSRDIQNKVFSVLGIGPEEAKEKFGFLLDALEYGAPPHGGIAFGIDRILMLMTGGKSIRDVIAFPKTQKGVCLMSECPSTVEEKQLQELKLRLVKV; encoded by the coding sequence TTGGAAGATTGGATTCTAAATAATTACAGGAACAGATCTTGGGCGGGAGAGACTACTCAAGCGCAGGAAGGAAAGACGATCGGACTGTTCGGCTGGGCCTTCCGCTTCCGCGACCAAGGCGGAGTCATTTTCGTAGATTTGAGAGATCGCACCGGGATATTGCAAGTCGTTCTCCGAAAGGAAATTTTAGGCGAGGACTTCCACCTTGCCGAAAAAATTCGTTCCGAGTATGTGATTGCCGTGCAAGGAATCCTGCGGAAGAGAGATCCTGAAAGCGTCAATCCTAAGATGCAAACCGGAACGGTAGAACTCATAGTCGATAAATTGCAGATCTTAAACGGCGCCAAGACACCTCCTTTTTCTCTGGATGAATTCGAGGAAATATCCGAAGAGCATAGGCTTAAATATCGCTATCTGGATTTTCGTCGCGACGAATTAAAAAATAGAATCGTTAAGCGACATGAATTCATTTTCGCTATCCGTAATTATCTGAATTCCAGAAGATTCTTGGAGATAGAAACTCCGATTCTTAATAAGTCGACTCCGGAGGGCGCCCGGGACTTTTTAGTTCCGTCCAGGTTGAATCCGAATTCGTTTTACGCACTTCCCCAATCCCCTCAGATATTTAAGCAAATTCTAATGGTCGGCGGAGTTGAAAGATATTTTCAGATCGTAAAATGCTTCCGCGACGAGGATTTGCGCGCGGATAGACAGCCTGAATTTACGCAATTGGATATGGAATTCGCCTTCGTTTCCCAGGAGGAAATCTTGAGCGAAATCGAAGGTCTATTCTCGACGGTGTTCCAGGAAGTATTCGGCGTTTCGTTCAAGGGACCTTTTTCCCGCATGCCTTACAAACAGGCGATGGAAGAATACGGTTCCGACAAACCGGATTTGCGTTTTGGAATGAAACTCGTGAACGTTTCCGAATTCGTAAAAGACAGCGATTTCCAAGTCTTCTCCGGAGCGGTCGAGAGCGGAGGCGTTGTAAAAGCGATTTGCGTGCCGGGCGGGTCGGTCATTTCCCGTAAGGAAATCGAAGACCTGACGGCTTGGCTAAACCGGGATTATAAGGCCAAGGGCCTGGCTTACATGAAGCACGGAACGGACGGTCTCGAATCCACGATTACGAAACGCTTTTCTAAGGAAAGCCTGCAGGCAATCCAAAAAGCGGTCGGCTCCAAAGAGGGAGACATGGTCTTCTTCGGTGCGGATGAAGCCGGAATCGTGAACCATTCCCTAGGAGCGTTACGTCTAAAGTTATCGGAAAGATTTGACAAACCGCAGGAAGGGAGCTTCCATATTTCCTGGATTGTGGATTTTCCGATGTTTGAATGGAATAAGGACGCGAAGCGTTGGGATTCACTGCATCATCCGTTCACTTCTCCAGGGGACGAAAGCTTGGAAATTTTTTCTTCCGAAGAGGCGCTCCAAAAGGGGGCGGGTGATTCGCTCGCAAAAGCCTATGATCTCGTTCTAAACGGAGTCGAAATCGGAGGAGGATCCATTCGGATTCATTCCCGGGACATTCAAAATAAAGTCTTTTCCGTTTTAGGAATCGGTCCCGAAGAAGCGAAGGAAAAATTCGGATTCCTTCTCGATGCCCTGGAATATGGAGCTCCACCTCACGGTGGAATCGCGTTCGGAATCGATAGGATTTTAATGCTAATGACTGGCGGGAAATCGATTCGGGATGTGATCGCATTTCCCAAAACTCAGAAAGGCGTTTGTTTGATGAGCGAATGCCCTTCGACGGTAGAGGAAAAGCAACTGCAAGAGCTGAAGTTAAGACTAGTAAAGGTATAA